The following DNA comes from Sinorhizobium mexicanum.
AGCGACAGTTTTGATGTCACGCGCGGGCAGATCCGGTCGGTCGTCGACCGATTGCGCTCGAGCTAGGGCGTGGATGGGCGGCCTCAACCCTGGTTTTTCGCCCACACAATGGTCCAAGTTGCTAGTATTCACTCGCGTGGGATTGATTCGCTCCGATCCAGCGTGACCCGGGAGAGACTGCATGCGTGAAATCATTTTCGACACGGAAACGACCGGCCTCGACAGCCGCGACGATCGCGTGATCGAAATCGGCGGCGTCGAGCTCGAGAACCAGTTTCCGACAGGGCGCACCCTGCATCTCTACATCAATCCGGGCGACCGCAAGGTTCATCCGGATGCCTTGGCCGTTCACGGGATCACCGACGAGTTCCTCAAGGACAAGCCGAGCTTTGCCGATGTCGCCGACCAGATCCTCGACTTCTTCGGCGGCGCGCGCTGGGTAGCACACAACGCGACGTTCGATATCAGCTTCATCAATGCTGAATTTGGCCGTTTGGGTCTTCCGTCAGTGGCCGGCGAACACGTGACGGACACGCTTGCGCTTGCCAGGCGAAAACATCCGATGGGCCCGAATTCGCTCGATGCTCTCTGCCGCCGGTATGGCATCGACAATTCCCACCGCGCCAAGCACGGCGCGCTGCTCGACTCGGAACTGCTCGCGGAAGTCTACATCGAGATGATCGGCGGCCGACAGGCGGCGCTCGGCCTTGTGACGAGCGTGGCCGGGGGCCAGACGCTTGAAGCGGAGGACGGGCCGATCATCGTCCTTGAGAGACCGAGACCCTTGCCCGCCCGGTTGACCGAGGTCGAGATCGCGGCGCATGCCGCGCTCATCGCCAAGATCGGCACCAAGGCAATCTGGTCGAAATACGAGCGCTGAAAATAAAAAAGACCCGGCGAAAACCGGGCCTTTTCTAAAGCGGTGAAGCAATTCCAGGAAAAGTGTGTAGCCGTTTTCCGTCCGGAATTGCGTCGTCCAAAGAGTTCGATGGCCGATCAGTTGGCCGTGTCGTTGCTGTTGGCGACCTGAGTGCGGACCTTTTCTTCAGCCATGCGCTGCGCGAACATCTGGGCGAAATCGATTGGGTCGATCATCAGCGGCGGGAAGCCGCCGTTGCGGGTCGCGTCGGCGACGATCTGGCGCGCAAACGGGAAGAGCAGCCGCGGGCACTCGATGAAGAGCAGCGGCAGCATGTGTTCCTGCGGGAAGCCGGAAACGCGGAACACGCCGCCATAGGCGAGTTCGACGTTGAACAGAACCTTGTCGCCGTCCTTTGCTTCCGCGTTCAGCGAAAGAACGACGTCAAAATCGTTCTCGGCGAGCGGATTGGCGTTGACGTTGACATTGATGTTGATCGACGGTGCTCGCTCGCGAGCCTGCAGAGAACGCGGCGCACCGGGATTCTCGAAGGAAAGATCCTTGACATACTGGGCCAGGATATTGAGGGCAGGGCTTTGCTGGGCGCCGCCGTTGCCATTGGATGCGGTATCAGTCGTCATAAGAGTTTCCTCGGACTTCAAATCGGTGAGGCCATCTAACATTTCGGACTTGGGCTTACAACCCTTGCCAGCCGGGCCCTTTTTGGGGGAGCGGGCACGCGATTTTCGCGCTTTCCCGTAGCTCTGCGGCACGCATTATAACCCTGTTGCCGCGGAAATGGGCCAAAAGCGCGAAGCAGCCTCCCGCCTGCTATCGTTCTTGATTTCTACCGGGAAATCCGATTCGTGGGCGAGGACCCGTCGTCATCCTTCTTCTCGCGGGAGAATTCGTCCTCGTCCAGGTCGATGACGCGCGGTCCGGTGCGCCCTTCGCGCCCGCCAGGACCCGAGCGGTAGAAACCGGTTCCGGCCGTCACTATAGTCATTCTTGTCTGCAGGAATGTGGCGACGGCACGCCTTACCGGCGGCAGGAACAGGATGAGGCCGATGATGTCGCTGATGAAGCCCGGCACGATCAGGAGGATCGCTGCGACGAAGACCAGCGCGCCCTCGAGCACCTCGCGGCCCGGGTCACGTCCGGCGCGAGCGGACTCCTGCACACGGCGAAACACCTCGAAACCCTGGATTCGCAATAGCGCAATACCGACCGCGCCGCTCAGGAATACAAGGAGCAGCGTCATCAACAACCCGACTTCGCGACCGACGATGACGAAGCCGGCGATTTCCGCGAGCGGCAGCCCGAGGATGACGAGTGGCAGGATCAGGGAACGCATCGATGACGCTCGCCAGAAGATTCGTGCAATTGGTTGGCCTCCGGTTTAAGGGTGCGACATCGCCATTTGAATGGTTTATCCTTGCGGACTATATGGGATAGTAAGAGAAATTCTAACAGCGGTTCCGGGTGGAAATGGGCTCTTTCGACTTCATCACGTTTTTTTTCCTGATCGCTGCCGTGGTCATCTTTCTGCAGTTGCGCAGCGTTCTGGGGCGCCGTACCGGCAATGAACGCCAGCCTTTCGATCCATATTCGCCGCGCGAGGTGAGCAAGGGGCCGGAAAGCGCCGACAACGGCAAGGTCGTGCAGCTTCCCCGCCGCGAAAGTGCCGCCGAAGACGAGTCCCGCTACGCAGCCATCGATACCTTCGC
Coding sequences within:
- the dnaQ gene encoding DNA polymerase III subunit epsilon, translated to MREIIFDTETTGLDSRDDRVIEIGGVELENQFPTGRTLHLYINPGDRKVHPDALAVHGITDEFLKDKPSFADVADQILDFFGGARWVAHNATFDISFINAEFGRLGLPSVAGEHVTDTLALARRKHPMGPNSLDALCRRYGIDNSHRAKHGALLDSELLAEVYIEMIGGRQAALGLVTSVAGGQTLEAEDGPIIVLERPRPLPARLTEVEIAAHAALIAKIGTKAIWSKYER
- the secB gene encoding protein-export chaperone SecB encodes the protein MTTDTASNGNGGAQQSPALNILAQYVKDLSFENPGAPRSLQARERAPSININVNVNANPLAENDFDVVLSLNAEAKDGDKVLFNVELAYGGVFRVSGFPQEHMLPLLFIECPRLLFPFARQIVADATRNGGFPPLMIDPIDFAQMFAQRMAEEKVRTQVANSNDTAN
- a CDS encoding FxsA family protein yields the protein MRSLILPLVILGLPLAEIAGFVIVGREVGLLMTLLLVFLSGAVGIALLRIQGFEVFRRVQESARAGRDPGREVLEGALVFVAAILLIVPGFISDIIGLILFLPPVRRAVATFLQTRMTIVTAGTGFYRSGPGGREGRTGPRVIDLDEDEFSREKKDDDGSSPTNRISR